Sequence from the bacterium genome:
TGAACCCCGAGAGCGGAATCGTCGACCTGAAGACCTGCGACAACCTCGACTGGCTCCAGATGGATGCGCGCACTTACGGCTACGCCTACCAACTGGCCTTCTACCGATCCCTGGCCGCCACGCTCACGGGCCAGCGGCTTCCCGTCTACATGATCGCCGTGGAAAAGCGCGAGCCGCTGCGCACGGGGGTCTGGCGCATGAGCGAGGAGGTCCTCGGACTCGCCCAGAAGGAGAACGAGGAGGCCATCGCGCGCCTGATCGCCTGCCGGGAGAAGGACGAGTGGCTCACGGGCTATGAGGACATCCGCACCTACGACCTGATCTGACACAGGCGGAAGCGGGCGGAATGGCGTGACGCGCTGTAGCCCAGGCGCGTCGGGACTCCCTGGGTCCGCCCGCTTCCCCGCCAACCCTGACAGAAAGGAGAAACGACCGTGAAACTCTTGCAGCAAGTCACCACAGGCCGGAGCCCGGCACCGAGGCGGGTGATGCTCTACGGCACCCATGGCATCGGCAAGTCCACGTTCGCCTCATGCGCACCGGACCCGGTGTTCATCCAGACCGAAGACGGCCTCGGCGAGATCGACTGCGCCAAGTTCCCCGTCACCACGACGTTCGATGAGGCCATGAAGGCCCTGTCGGAGCTGTACACCGACAAGCATTCCTATCGAACC
This genomic interval carries:
- a CDS encoding PD-(D/E)XK nuclease-like domain-containing protein, producing FGSRTKAFQDWAEAKGKPVLDDDQAALIESLNTSVRGHKHAAALLADGVAEGVIRAEYCGVPCQARLDWLNPESGIVDLKTCDNLDWLQMDARTYGYAYQLAFYRSLAATLTGQRLPVYMIAVEKREPLRTGVWRMSEEVLGLAQKENEEAIARLIACREKDEWLTGYEDIRTYDLI